The genomic window TCCGGAGGTTCTGTGATTCAGGAGATGCCGACAGCCGCGTTCACGCGCCGCCCCGCATCCCACGTCTTGTAGCCGCCGTCGAGGTTGGCGGCGGGCCGGCCCAACTGCCCGAGCAGGCGTGCCGCGGTGTGGCCGCGCTGACCCACCTGGCAGTGCACGATCAGGTCACCGGCCGGTAGTTCACCGACCCGGTCCCTGAGCTCGTCGAGCGGGACGTTGACGGCGCCGGGGATGGCGCCGGCCGCGAACTCGTCGGCGGTGCGGACGTCGACGAGCGACGCGCCACCGGCGACCAGGGTATCGAGTTCGTGCCACTGGACCGTGCGGGTGGAGTCGGTACGCAGATTGTCGGCGATGTAGCCGAGCATGTTCACCGGGTCCTTGGCCGAGCCGAACTGTGGCGCGTACGCCAGCTCGAGGTCCGCCAGGTCCGACGCGGTCAGCCCACCGGCCATCGCGGTGGCGATGACGTCGATGCGCTTGTCCACGCCCTCACCGCCGACGGCCTGGGCGCCGAGGATGGCGTCGGTCTCCGGATCGACCAGCAGCTTGATCGCCATCTGCTGCGCGCCCGGGTAGTACCCGGCGTGCGACTGCGGATGGGTGTGAACGGCCCGGTAGGGACGGCCCGCCGCACGCAACCGCTTCTCGTTCCACCCGGTCGCGGTGACGATCAGCCCGAACACCCCGACGATCGCGGTGCCGGACGACGACTTGGCTCGCACCGGACGACCCGCGATGACGTCGGCGACGAGCCGACCCTGCCGGTTGGCCGGGTTGGCGAGCGGGATCATCGCGGCACCGCCACCGACCGCGTCCCGCTTCTCGACGGCGTCACCGACGGCGAAGATGTGCGGGACCGAGGTGCGCATCCGGTCGTCGACGACGATGCCGCCCCGCTCCCCCAGGTCAGCGCCGGCCATCTTCGCGAGCGTGTTCTCGGGCCGGACGCCGATCGCCATGACGACGACGTCTGCCGGGAGCGTGCGCCCGTCGGCGAGCTCGGCGGTGTCCGCACCGATCGAGGTGAGCTGGGTGCCGAGTTCGAGACGCACGCCGTTCTCGCGCATCCGATCGGCGACCGGGGCCGCCATCTCGGGGTCGAGCGGGGCGAGG from Prescottella sp. R16 includes these protein-coding regions:
- a CDS encoding FAD-dependent oxidoreductase; translation: MVKVVIVGGVAGGMSAATRMRRLDESAEIVVFERGAHVSFANCGLPYYAGGVIEDRDELLLQTPESLGARFRLDVRVRSEVAAIDADARTVTVRDLASGDTYVESYDELVLSTGASPIVPPLPGVERALILRDVEDVDRLVAQIESAQTSGAPSAVIVGAGFIGVELAENLRHRNLDVTVVELADQVLAPLDPEMAAPVADRMRENGVRLELGTQLTSIGADTAELADGRTLPADVVVMAIGVRPENTLAKMAGADLGERGGIVVDDRMRTSVPHIFAVGDAVEKRDAVGGGAAMIPLANPANRQGRLVADVIAGRPVRAKSSSGTAIVGVFGLIVTATGWNEKRLRAAGRPYRAVHTHPQSHAGYYPGAQQMAIKLLVDPETDAILGAQAVGGEGVDKRIDVIATAMAGGLTASDLADLELAYAPQFGSAKDPVNMLGYIADNLRTDSTRTVQWHELDTLVAGGASLVDVRTADEFAAGAIPGAVNVPLDELRDRVGELPAGDLIVHCQVGQRGHTAARLLGQLGRPAANLDGGYKTWDAGRRVNAAVGIS